In Epinephelus fuscoguttatus linkage group LG15, E.fuscoguttatus.final_Chr_v1, a genomic segment contains:
- the LOC125902699 gene encoding relaxin-3 receptor 1-like, which yields MQSNSSGSGSLSALSVCGGEEDEREISKLIGPSGSASNLAALNLSLNCWLHILSKEESSLDLHADSANLAVRIVIALVYLVVCVLGLVGNLLALFLLHSRRRGHHHSSIDCFVMSLALTDLQFVLTLPFWAVDTVLDFRWPFGRVMCKIVSSVTTLNMYASVFFLTAMSVTRYHSLVTSLKMGSPRIATTRAKWASLTIWVVSLVATLPHAFYSTTVQVSTDDELCLVRFSDSDSGHWDPQVLLGLYQTQKVLLGFVVPLIIISVCYLLLLRFILSRRTVGSVISASVTERSECERGRHRRRSKVTRSVTIVVLSFFICWLPNQAVTLWGVLIKFDLVPFSKAFYNAQAYAFPLTVCLAHANSCLNPVLYCLIRKEYRAGLKELLLSVSHSVRNVLTLALRGRRVEEAPPSLVMIHKDINI from the exons ATGCAGAGCAACAGCAGCGGCTCCGGATCTCTGAGCGCTCTGAGTGTGTGCGGAGGAGAAGAGGACGAGCGCGAAATCTCTAAACTTATCGGTCCCTCGGGATCAGCGTCTAATCTCGCAGCTTTGAACCTCTCACTGAACTGCTGGCTCCACATCCTGTCCAAGGAGGAGTCCTCGCTGGACCTGCACGCAGACAGCGCAAACCTGGCA gtCCGAATCGTCATTGCCCTGGTCTACCTGGTGGTGTGTGTTCTGGGGCTTGTGGGTAACCTCTTGGCACTCTTCCTGCTCCACTCCCGCCGCCGGGGTCACCACCACTCTTCCATCGACTGCTTTGTGATGAGCCTGGCACTGACGGACCTCCAGTTCGTCCTCACCTTGCCCTTCTGGGCCGTGGACACGGTGCTGGACTTCCGCTGGCCCTTTGGCCGGGTCATGTGCAAGATTGTGAGCTCAGTCACCACTCTGAACATGTACGCCAGCGTCTTCTTCCTCACCGCCATGAGTGTGACCCGTTACCACTCCCTGGTGACCTCTCTGAAGATGGGCAGCCCCAGGATCGCCACAACTCGTGCCAAATGGGCCAGTTTAACCATTTGGGTGGTGTCACTGGTGGCTACACTGCCTCATGCTTTCTACTCCACCACAGTCCAG gtgtCTACGGACGACGAGCTGTGCTTGGTGCGCTTCTCTGACTCTGATTCAGGCCACTGGGATCCTCAAGTCCTGCTTGGACTCTATCAAACACAGAAAGTCCTCCTGGGATTTGTAGTTCCCTTGATTATCATCTCTGTGTgctacctcctcctcctgaggTTCATCCTGAGCCGCCGCACTGTGGGCAGTGTGATCAGCGCAAGTGTCACCGAGAGgtcagagtgtgagagaggacgTCACCGCCGCCGCTCCAAAGTCACCCGCTCGGTCACCATTGTAGTCCTGTCCTTCTTCATCTGCTGGCTGCCCAACCAGGCGGTCACACTGTGGGGGGTGCTGATCAAATTTGACTTGGTGCCCTTCAGCAAAGCCTTCTACAACGCCCAAGCCTACGCCTTTCCCCTGACTGTGTGCTTAGCTCATGCAAACAGCTGTCTCAACCCGGTGCTCTACTGCCTGATCCGAAAAGAGTACAGAGCTGGACTGAAGGAGCTCCTGCTGAGCGTGTCGCACTCTGTCcgaaatgtcctcactctggctctgagagggaggagggtggaggaagCACCACCCAGCCTGGTCATGATACACAAAGACATCAATATATGA